Proteins encoded together in one Triticum dicoccoides isolate Atlit2015 ecotype Zavitan chromosome 7B, WEW_v2.0, whole genome shotgun sequence window:
- the LOC119336986 gene encoding uncharacterized protein LOC119336986: MSAVVCGKRSSSIFADDLLLQQASSSSPPSPRHSPAPKRSRYAHHHLRRDGRDALLNHLRAAFPAMDPQLLERALEASGDDLDYAIKSLKELHLMESNQANLSAAGSAFENGPTAVQPSVEGIVTSAGVDTATEHQPAAASQQPSNSGPEWVDLFVREMSNASDMDDARARASRALEALTKSILEGAGAEAAQSLHQENMMLKEQMTAVLSQNAVLKRAVAIQHERQKEFDERSHEVQGLKQLVLQYQEQLRTLEINNYALQMHLKQAQQSSSMPGRYNPDVF, from the exons ATGTCTGCGGTAGTCTGCGGCAAGAGGTCCTCCTCCATCTTCGCGGACGACCTGCTGCTCCAacaggcctcctcctcctcccctccctccccccGCCACAGCCCCGCGCCCAAGCGCTCCCGCTACGCGCACCACCACCTCCGCCGGGACGGCCGGGACGCGCTCCTCAACCACCTCCGGGCCGCCTTCCCCGCCATGGATCCCCAG TTGCTTGAGAGGGCCCTTGAAGCGTCTGGAGATGATTTGGATTATGCAATAAAGAGTCTGAAGGAGCTGCACCTCATGGAGTCAAATCAGGCTAACCTGTCGGCCGCTGGTTCCGCATTTGAAAACGGGCCGACTGCAGTCCAACCATCTGTTGAAG GCATTGTTACCAGCGCCGGTGTGGACACAGCTACTGAACACCAACCTGCCGCAGCTAGCCAACAGCCAAGCAATAGTGGCCCTGAATGGGTTGATCTTTTTGTGAGGGAGATGTCAAATGCTTCTGACATGGACGATGCGCGGGCTCGTGCGTCAAGAGCTCTGGAAGCCTTGACGAAGTCCATCCTGGAGGGTGCAGGAGCTGAAGCAGCGCAGAGCTTGCATCAG GAAAACATGATGCTCAAGGAGCAGATGACGGCCGTCCTGTCGCAGAACGCGGTCTTGAAGCGCGCGGTGGCGATCCAGCACGAGCGGCAGAAGGAGTTTGATGAGCGGAGCCACGAGGTGCAGGGCCTGAAGCAGCTCGTCCTGCAGTaccaggagcagctgaggactctCGAG ATCAACAACTACGCGCTGCAGATGCATCTGAAGCAGGCCCAGCAGAGCAGCTCCATGCCCGGGCGCTACAACCCGGACGTCTTCTAG